One Pseudonocardia sediminis DNA window includes the following coding sequences:
- the fabF gene encoding beta-ketoacyl-ACP synthase II, translated as MSDVARHRTVITGWGAVTPLALDAPQTWEGLLAGRSGIGTVTGFDCSDLPTSIAGEVHDFDPDVHLSHQQKRRMDRYSQYAYVAAAEALAASGLELDEESAARTGVLIGSGYGPTGALARYHQIMLDKGPRAVSPLATVAGAIDSAAGEISMAHGLTGPSRALSSACASGTDALGEAMRWIRHGVVDAVVTGGSEDILTRIDMASTGNAKALSTRTDSPQEASRPFDEDRDGFVMAAGSAVAVLESAERAVARGAPILAEIIGYASTSDAHHWTAPHPEGRGVRAAMTGALADAHLTPEEIGYINAHGTSTRLNDRSELDAIRAVFGDHTSRIPISSTKSMTGHLIGGTGALEAMVATNVIRDRAVPPTINCCQPIDPTVNFVAHEAQEHDVDTVLSNSFGFGGHNASLVLRRWAG; from the coding sequence ATGTCCGACGTGGCGCGCCACCGCACCGTCATCACCGGCTGGGGTGCGGTCACCCCGCTGGCCCTGGACGCCCCGCAGACCTGGGAGGGCCTGCTGGCCGGCCGCAGCGGCATCGGGACCGTCACCGGTTTCGACTGCTCCGACCTGCCCACCTCGATCGCGGGCGAGGTCCACGACTTCGACCCCGACGTGCACCTGTCGCACCAGCAGAAGCGGCGGATGGACCGGTACTCCCAGTACGCCTACGTCGCCGCCGCGGAGGCACTCGCGGCCTCGGGGCTGGAGCTCGACGAGGAGTCCGCGGCCCGCACCGGTGTGCTGATCGGCAGCGGCTACGGGCCGACGGGTGCTCTGGCCCGCTACCACCAGATCATGCTGGACAAGGGGCCGCGGGCGGTCAGCCCGCTGGCCACCGTGGCCGGTGCCATCGACAGCGCGGCGGGCGAGATCAGCATGGCGCACGGGCTGACCGGGCCCAGCCGCGCGCTGAGCAGCGCCTGCGCGTCGGGGACCGACGCGCTCGGGGAGGCCATGCGCTGGATCCGGCACGGGGTCGTCGACGCGGTGGTGACCGGCGGGTCCGAGGACATCCTGACCCGGATCGACATGGCCAGCACCGGGAACGCCAAGGCCCTCTCGACGCGCACCGACTCCCCGCAGGAGGCGAGCCGCCCGTTCGACGAGGACCGGGACGGTTTCGTGATGGCCGCGGGGTCGGCGGTGGCGGTGCTGGAGAGCGCCGAACGGGCCGTCGCGCGCGGGGCGCCCATCCTCGCCGAGATCATCGGTTACGCGTCGACGTCGGACGCCCACCACTGGACCGCGCCGCACCCGGAGGGCCGCGGGGTCCGCGCCGCGATGACCGGCGCGCTCGCCGACGCCCACCTCACGCCGGAGGAGATCGGCTACATCAACGCCCACGGCACCAGTACCCGGCTCAACGACCGCAGCGAGCTCGACGCGATCCGCGCGGTGTTCGGCGACCACACCTCGCGCATTCCGATCAGCTCGACCAAGTCGATGACCGGCCACCTGATCGGAGGGACCGGCGCATTGGAGGCGATGGTCGCCACGAATGTGATCCGCGACCGTGCCGTGCCGCCCACCATAAACTGCTGTCAACCCATTGATCCCACCGTGAACTTCGTGGCGCACGAGGCCCAGGAACACGACGTCGACACGGTTCTGAGCAATTCCTTCGGGTTCGGGGGGCACAACGCCTCCCTGGTGCTGCGCCGGTGGGCCGGCTGA
- a CDS encoding aldehyde dehydrogenase family protein, which produces MLIDARDRETNSAEMGAQCERLTQLLRENGVRPEDRVVLTAANSREFVVGLFALMHMGVSVALIDRSLPAEECRALVAESGAAWMLSDHDGLGPAFDAVQIGWLDLTDLVARTDPVARTDARTGDGAATLDLDAWAARDDALVVWTSGSTGRPKGIVRSGASVLRNGERTLARMRYRADDVFCPLLPFTHQYGLSILLLWWQVGATLVVTPSARIESVADLIAHRRVTVVDAVPASYVTLLRLLERRDGAPDLGSVRMWCVGGEPLRDELRTRAAERLGRPLLDGYGSSELGNIALAGPDDPTVCGTPLDGVTVEIVDERGVAVPAGTLGEVVVHSPDVMCGVLEPGGRVRPVRRPRFETRDLGRLDEYGRVQVLGRRHAVHRRGHTLYPDAIAQKAGACGVPVRVVPVEDPRHGAQLVFVVADPEARSVDDWRAILADHVSPHERPNRVLVLDRFPLGPTGKVDETALRELAGTGRRHPATVSARIPFPDRVERLDDVAAVLRDRRDEVVSILTAVSHHATVEGEIEASVAALAGAAREVDTQGPPALERISVLMPSNIPLYAYVLYLLVPSLYTREVVFRPSRRIADVTRKLHDLLGDVHGLPLVLDDAPQREFLEGPGARSELMVFTGTYDNAEKVRSGLRKDQVFVFFGQGVNPFVVGPDADIAAAVEGLLRARMLNSGQDCFGPDVVFVDATVSARFCNLLCRRVQSLRCGDYDDPATEYGPLYYSDGLDSALEVLRRDRQFVAAGGAVDFGLDQVAPTVLIRPADSVVTPPELFAPIFNVVPYSTTEWLHTMLDHPYFEERAMGATVYGDLPGTVEMLSRRHTVSVDRTLIDIDDGNAAFGGRGIRANYVARGKKRVARPLLLSQVVADYFTEGA; this is translated from the coding sequence ATGCTGATCGATGCACGCGATCGTGAGACCAATTCTGCCGAGATGGGCGCCCAATGCGAGCGCCTGACGCAATTGCTCCGTGAGAACGGGGTCCGCCCGGAGGACCGGGTCGTGCTGACCGCCGCGAACTCGCGCGAGTTCGTGGTGGGGTTGTTCGCCCTGATGCACATGGGGGTGTCCGTCGCGCTGATCGACCGGTCGCTGCCGGCCGAGGAGTGCAGGGCCCTGGTCGCCGAGAGCGGGGCGGCCTGGATGCTCTCCGACCACGACGGGCTCGGCCCGGCCTTCGACGCCGTACAGATCGGCTGGCTGGACCTCACCGATCTGGTGGCCCGGACCGATCCGGTGGCCCGGACCGACGCGCGCACCGGCGACGGCGCCGCGACGCTCGACCTCGACGCCTGGGCGGCGCGCGACGACGCCCTGGTCGTCTGGACCTCGGGCAGCACCGGGCGTCCGAAGGGGATCGTCCGCTCCGGCGCGTCGGTGCTGCGCAACGGTGAGCGGACCCTCGCCCGGATGCGCTACCGGGCCGACGACGTGTTCTGCCCGCTGCTGCCCTTCACCCACCAGTACGGTCTGTCGATCCTGCTGCTCTGGTGGCAGGTCGGCGCGACCCTGGTGGTGACCCCGAGCGCTCGCATCGAGTCCGTCGCCGACCTGATCGCCCACCGGCGGGTGACCGTCGTCGACGCGGTGCCGGCCTCCTACGTCACGCTGCTGCGCCTGCTGGAGCGGCGCGACGGCGCTCCGGACCTCGGTTCGGTGCGGATGTGGTGCGTCGGCGGCGAGCCGCTGCGCGACGAGCTGCGCACCCGGGCCGCGGAACGGCTCGGCAGGCCCCTGCTCGACGGCTACGGCAGCAGCGAGCTGGGCAACATCGCCCTGGCCGGTCCGGACGACCCCACGGTCTGCGGCACCCCGCTGGACGGCGTCACCGTCGAGATCGTCGACGAGCGCGGGGTCGCGGTGCCGGCCGGGACCCTCGGGGAGGTCGTGGTGCACAGCCCGGACGTCATGTGCGGGGTGCTCGAGCCCGGCGGGCGGGTGCGCCCGGTACGACGGCCCCGCTTCGAGACCCGCGACCTCGGCCGTCTCGACGAGTACGGCCGCGTGCAGGTTCTCGGCCGCCGTCACGCCGTGCACCGCCGTGGCCACACCCTCTACCCGGACGCGATCGCCCAGAAGGCGGGTGCCTGCGGCGTACCGGTGCGGGTGGTGCCGGTCGAGGACCCCCGCCACGGGGCCCAGCTGGTGTTCGTCGTCGCCGATCCCGAGGCCCGCTCGGTGGACGACTGGCGCGCGATCCTCGCCGACCACGTGTCCCCGCACGAGCGGCCGAACCGGGTGCTGGTCCTGGACCGGTTCCCGCTGGGACCCACCGGCAAGGTGGACGAGACGGCGCTGCGCGAGCTCGCCGGGACCGGTCGCCGGCACCCGGCGACGGTCTCCGCCCGGATCCCCTTCCCGGACCGGGTCGAACGTCTCGACGACGTGGCCGCCGTGCTGCGCGACCGCCGGGACGAGGTCGTCTCGATCCTGACCGCGGTCAGCCACCACGCGACGGTCGAGGGGGAGATCGAGGCCTCGGTCGCGGCCCTGGCCGGGGCCGCACGGGAGGTCGACACGCAGGGTCCGCCGGCGCTGGAGCGGATCAGCGTCCTGATGCCGTCGAACATCCCGCTCTACGCGTACGTGCTGTACCTGCTGGTCCCGAGCCTCTACACCCGTGAGGTGGTGTTCCGGCCCTCGCGCCGCATCGCCGACGTCACCCGCAAGCTGCACGACCTGCTCGGCGACGTGCACGGCCTGCCGCTGGTGCTCGACGACGCACCGCAGCGGGAGTTCCTGGAGGGCCCGGGTGCCCGGTCGGAGCTGATGGTCTTCACCGGAACCTACGACAACGCCGAGAAGGTGCGGTCGGGTCTGCGCAAGGACCAGGTCTTCGTCTTCTTCGGACAGGGGGTGAACCCCTTCGTCGTCGGCCCGGACGCCGACATCGCCGCCGCGGTGGAGGGGCTCCTGCGGGCCCGGATGCTCAACTCGGGCCAGGACTGCTTCGGGCCCGACGTCGTGTTCGTCGACGCCACGGTCAGTGCCCGGTTCTGCAACCTGCTGTGCCGGCGCGTGCAGTCGCTGCGCTGCGGTGACTACGACGACCCGGCGACCGAGTACGGGCCGCTCTACTACAGCGACGGCCTGGACTCGGCGCTGGAGGTGCTGCGCCGCGACCGCCAGTTCGTCGCCGCGGGCGGCGCCGTCGACTTCGGGCTCGACCAGGTCGCGCCCACGGTGCTGATCCGGCCCGCGGACTCGGTGGTCACCCCGCCGGAGCTGTTCGCCCCGATCTTCAACGTGGTGCCCTACAGCACGACGGAGTGGCTGCACACGATGCTCGACCATCCCTACTTCGAGGAACGGGCGATGGGGGCCACCGTCTACGGCGACCTGCCCGGGACCGTCGAGATGCTGTCCCGGCGGCACACGGTCTCGGTGGACCGGACCCTGATCGACATCGACGACGGCAACGCGGCGTTCGGCGGACGCGGGATCCGGGCGAACTACGTCGCCCGGGGCAAGAAGCGCGTGGCCCGCCCGCTGCTGCTGAGCCAGGTCGTCGCCGACTACTTCACCGAAGGAGCGTGA
- a CDS encoding pyridoxal-phosphate dependent enzyme, translated as MLISRAEDFHTDDLYVDLEPLLGAPLALKHEGFNFAGSIKLKPAQEMVDSAEERGLLSPGSTIVESSSGNLGVALAVVAAGRGYRFVCVTDVRCNEVMRRQMSALGAEVHVVRDPDPVTGLVGARTRRVRELCRSEGYLWLNQYDNPANRAAHERTTGPEIAKYWPDLEVLVVGVGTSGTAMGCAAYFRETRPETRIVAVDAVGSSLFGGPASPRFIPGLGNAIRPAILDESLVDDVVLVPEAETVRMCRRLAGAGFLLGGSSGTVVSGALRWAREHGWPDRTAVAVAPDTGVPYLDTVYDDDWVGEVYGRAGGEVTP; from the coding sequence ATGCTGATTTCACGTGCCGAGGACTTTCACACCGACGACCTGTATGTCGATCTGGAACCGTTGTTGGGCGCCCCTCTCGCGTTGAAGCACGAGGGATTCAACTTCGCCGGCTCGATCAAACTCAAACCTGCCCAGGAAATGGTGGACTCCGCCGAGGAACGCGGACTGCTCAGTCCGGGGTCGACGATCGTGGAGTCGTCCTCGGGCAATCTGGGGGTCGCGCTCGCCGTGGTGGCGGCCGGACGCGGGTACCGGTTCGTCTGCGTCACCGACGTGCGCTGCAACGAGGTGATGCGACGGCAGATGTCGGCCCTCGGCGCCGAGGTCCACGTCGTACGCGATCCCGACCCGGTGACCGGCCTGGTGGGCGCTCGGACCCGGCGGGTCCGTGAGCTCTGCCGGTCCGAGGGCTACCTGTGGCTCAACCAGTACGACAATCCGGCCAACCGTGCCGCCCACGAGCGCACGACCGGGCCCGAGATCGCGAAGTACTGGCCCGACCTCGAGGTGCTCGTGGTGGGGGTCGGCACCAGCGGAACGGCGATGGGCTGCGCGGCCTACTTCCGGGAGACCCGGCCCGAGACACGCATCGTGGCGGTCGACGCGGTGGGGTCCAGCCTGTTCGGCGGGCCCGCGTCGCCCCGCTTCATCCCCGGTCTGGGCAACGCCATCCGTCCCGCGATCCTGGACGAGTCCCTCGTCGACGACGTGGTGCTCGTGCCCGAGGCGGAGACCGTGCGGATGTGCCGCCGTCTCGCCGGGGCCGGATTCCTGCTCGGCGGCTCGAGCGGGACGGTGGTCAGCGGCGCCCTGCGCTGGGCGCGCGAGCACGGCTGGCCGGACCGGACCGCCGTCGCCGTCGCCCCCGACACCGGGGTGCCGTACCTGGACACCGTCTACGACGACGACTGGGTCGGTGAGGTCTACGGCCGGGCCGGCGGAGAGGTCACGCCCTGA
- a CDS encoding MFS transporter: MTAPLRRSAYRRLAASLTFSLLATGSWTLAAVWQVLALGGGVVQVSVVSAATAGASVATFLLGGVLADRVRPARLLAGTEGVRTVSAAAVAALSATGHLTVGLLVCAAVVQGTAGGLYMPSYSALLVRVVEPGELLPANGLEGVLRPVLVQALGPALAGALVAHASPAAAIGVTAVVAAASAVAAARLPATAPATTGGLSLWSGLREGLAHVARTRWLSTTLLYSSVATLLVMGPMEVLTPFAIRAAGGGPGDHALVLAALGTGAAAGSLAVMGASVPRRYLTTMMVCWALACLPLAVFGLGSPVWLMVAAGFVVGALFNAPMVIWGTVLQRRVPRELLGRVSGLDFFVSLGLLPLSIALAGPVGQAAGLRPTFLVAAIVPAALALVAIAAGRLASDEVAHPLGTAGPGTGPAATPRPGSTT; this comes from the coding sequence ATGACCGCCCCGTTGCGGCGCAGCGCCTACCGCAGGCTGGCGGCCTCGCTGACGTTCTCGTTGCTCGCGACCGGGTCGTGGACGCTGGCCGCGGTCTGGCAGGTGCTCGCCCTCGGTGGCGGGGTCGTGCAGGTGTCGGTGGTGTCGGCCGCCACGGCCGGGGCGTCGGTGGCCACGTTCCTCCTCGGTGGGGTCCTGGCCGACCGGGTCCGCCCGGCGCGCCTGCTGGCCGGCACCGAAGGCGTCCGCACGGTCAGCGCGGCCGCGGTGGCGGCACTGTCGGCCACCGGCCACCTGACCGTCGGCCTGCTGGTGTGCGCGGCGGTCGTCCAGGGCACCGCGGGCGGGCTCTACATGCCGAGCTACTCGGCGCTGCTGGTACGGGTCGTCGAGCCCGGCGAGCTGCTCCCGGCCAACGGGCTGGAGGGCGTCCTGCGGCCGGTGCTGGTGCAGGCACTCGGCCCGGCACTGGCCGGGGCGCTGGTGGCCCACGCGTCACCGGCCGCCGCGATCGGGGTCACCGCCGTGGTCGCCGCGGCGTCCGCCGTCGCGGCCGCCCGGCTGCCCGCGACGGCCCCCGCGACGACCGGAGGGCTCTCGCTGTGGTCCGGCCTGCGGGAGGGCCTCGCCCACGTGGCGCGCACGCGGTGGCTGTCGACCACACTGCTGTACTCCTCGGTGGCGACGCTCCTGGTGATGGGACCGATGGAGGTCCTGACCCCGTTCGCGATACGCGCCGCGGGAGGTGGCCCGGGAGACCACGCACTGGTCCTGGCGGCGTTGGGGACCGGTGCGGCGGCCGGGTCGCTGGCCGTGATGGGCGCGTCGGTGCCGCGCCGGTACCTGACCACGATGATGGTCTGCTGGGCGCTGGCCTGCCTGCCCCTGGCCGTCTTCGGGCTCGGGTCCCCGGTCTGGCTCATGGTCGCTGCCGGGTTCGTGGTCGGGGCACTGTTCAACGCCCCGATGGTGATCTGGGGAACCGTCCTGCAGCGGCGGGTGCCACGCGAGCTGCTCGGCCGGGTGTCCGGCCTGGACTTCTTCGTCTCGCTGGGCCTGCTGCCGCTCTCGATCGCCCTGGCCGGGCCGGTCGGGCAGGCCGCAGGCCTGCGCCCGACCTTCCTGGTCGCGGCGATCGTCCCGGCCGCGCTCGCACTGGTGGCGATCGCCGCCGGGCGGCTCGCCTCCGACGAGGTCGCGCACCCGCTCGGGACGGCCGGGCCCGGGACGGGCCCGGCGGCGACGCCACGCCCGGGGTCCACGACGTGA
- a CDS encoding cytochrome P450, with protein sequence MTARPTTEVCPVGPLPDGLDPDRTVPVRSITLPDGRTYWSVADHALARRVLSDPRFSREAAVAPGTEKLMTVNPSADSIISMDGARHTRIRRLIAGAFTERRVAEFRPAVERFSTELLDRLADQGPPADLVAHYSSRLSLSVLCHVLGVPLEDEPEFRSLVPVLFQLDGDETEGRRKAYLLAQYMNRLVTRKRRHPGRDLLTTLVEAGDDGDRLSSRELVTLSLALLMAGYDTTGDQITLAVLAVLLDPQRRQAVTTRPDEVPELVEDLLRHTPSTPLSFTRVATEDVELGDVLVARGESVVVFAMGANRSPGSGPGPAPRHLTFGYGPHRCVGAPLARLQLVSALRGIGERLPGLTLAEDPENLPWKPVGVTRGLSRMRVTW encoded by the coding sequence GTGACGGCACGACCGACGACGGAGGTCTGCCCGGTGGGTCCGCTGCCGGACGGCCTGGACCCGGACCGCACGGTCCCGGTGCGCAGCATCACGCTGCCCGACGGCAGGACCTACTGGTCGGTCGCCGACCACGCGCTGGCCCGGCGGGTGCTCTCCGACCCCCGCTTCAGCCGGGAGGCGGCGGTCGCGCCGGGGACCGAGAAGCTCATGACGGTCAACCCGTCGGCCGACTCGATCATCAGCATGGACGGCGCGCGGCACACCCGGATCCGGCGGCTGATCGCCGGGGCCTTCACCGAACGCCGGGTCGCGGAGTTCCGGCCGGCGGTCGAGCGGTTCTCCACGGAGCTGCTCGACCGGCTCGCGGACCAGGGGCCGCCCGCGGACCTGGTGGCGCACTACTCGTCGCGGCTGTCGCTGTCGGTGCTCTGCCACGTCCTCGGGGTCCCGCTGGAGGACGAGCCGGAGTTCCGCTCGCTGGTCCCGGTGCTGTTCCAGCTCGACGGCGACGAGACCGAGGGCCGGCGCAAGGCCTACCTGCTCGCCCAGTACATGAACCGCCTCGTGACGCGGAAGCGCCGTCATCCCGGCCGGGACCTGCTGACGACGCTCGTCGAGGCGGGCGACGACGGCGACCGGCTGTCCTCGCGTGAGCTCGTGACCCTGAGCCTGGCCCTGCTGATGGCCGGCTACGACACCACCGGGGACCAGATCACGCTGGCGGTCCTGGCGGTGCTGCTCGACCCGCAGCGCCGGCAGGCCGTCACCACGCGCCCGGACGAGGTCCCGGAGCTGGTGGAGGACCTGCTGCGCCACACGCCGTCGACGCCGCTGAGCTTCACCCGGGTGGCCACCGAGGACGTCGAGCTCGGCGACGTGCTCGTCGCACGGGGCGAGTCGGTGGTGGTGTTCGCCATGGGTGCGAACCGCAGCCCGGGCAGCGGTCCCGGGCCGGCGCCGCGGCACCTGACCTTCGGGTACGGCCCGCACCGGTGCGTCGGGGCGCCGCTGGCCCGCCTGCAGCTGGTCAGCGCGCTGCGCGGGATCGGCGAGCGCCTGCCCGGCCTCACCCTGGCCGAGGACCCCGAGAACCTGCCGTGGAAGCCGGTCGGCGTCACCCGCGGCCTGAGCCGGATGCGGGTCACCTGGTGA
- the sbnB gene encoding 2,3-diaminopropionate biosynthesis protein SbnB, whose amino-acid sequence MTDPTGTIRIVPAAAVAAALDRILPDLTRTVAETYLAHERGRTVNPASGFLRFPSTPDARIISLPASLEHDEPVAGVKWIASFPGNVAHNRQRASAVLVLNDRATGYPVAVLEAGRISAARTAASAVLGAETVLGGRRTGRVLVVGAGVIARTVVDHLAAGGWEIDELAVHDTVPEYAERLARHAAGAGITATTAAAPEHARECDLVVFTTTAATPWYEHPFRAGQTVLELSLRDLPADTVLGADNIVDDVDHCLTAQTSVHLAEQRAGNRDFVTGTLAGLMTGDVALRPDRPTIFSPFGLGVLDLAVGARVLQESDGLEGVVTVPGFLGDLTRWA is encoded by the coding sequence ATGACCGACCCGACCGGCACGATCCGGATCGTCCCCGCGGCCGCGGTCGCCGCGGCGCTCGACCGGATACTTCCCGACCTGACCCGCACCGTCGCCGAGACCTACCTCGCCCACGAGCGCGGCCGGACCGTGAACCCCGCGAGCGGCTTCCTGCGGTTCCCGTCCACACCGGACGCCCGCATCATCTCCCTGCCCGCCTCGCTGGAGCACGACGAGCCGGTGGCCGGGGTCAAGTGGATCGCCAGCTTCCCCGGCAACGTCGCGCACAACCGGCAGCGGGCCTCCGCCGTCCTCGTGCTCAACGACCGGGCCACCGGCTATCCCGTCGCGGTCCTCGAGGCCGGCCGGATCAGCGCGGCCCGCACGGCCGCGTCCGCGGTGCTGGGGGCCGAGACCGTCCTCGGCGGGCGCCGGACCGGCCGGGTGCTCGTCGTCGGCGCCGGCGTGATCGCCCGGACGGTGGTCGACCACCTCGCCGCGGGGGGCTGGGAGATCGACGAGCTCGCGGTCCACGACACGGTGCCCGAGTACGCCGAACGCCTGGCGCGGCACGCCGCCGGGGCCGGGATCACGGCGACGACCGCGGCGGCACCGGAGCACGCACGCGAGTGCGATCTCGTCGTGTTCACCACGACCGCCGCGACCCCCTGGTACGAGCATCCGTTCCGGGCCGGGCAGACGGTCCTGGAGCTGTCCCTGCGGGACCTGCCCGCGGACACCGTGCTGGGGGCCGACAACATCGTCGACGACGTCGACCACTGCCTGACCGCGCAGACCTCGGTGCACCTGGCCGAGCAGCGGGCCGGGAACCGCGACTTCGTGACCGGCACCCTCGCCGGGCTGATGACCGGCGACGTCGCGCTGCGCCCGGACCGCCCGACGATCTTCTCCCCGTTCGGCCTGGGCGTGCTCGACCTCGCCGTCGGGGCCCGGGTGCTGCAGGAGTCCGACGGGCTCGAGGGCGTCGTCACCGTGCCCGGGTTCCTCGGCGACCTCACCCGCTGGGCCTGA
- a CDS encoding thiamine pyrophosphate-binding protein translates to MSAEPTIPRAEGPSPQAAGAWAAIVDVLDRAGVSTLFGLPADDIALLRALAGRPRPDVVVARDQRAAAYMAIGHAQASGQVGVVVVGKGPAVTTVSTGVLEAATAGTPLLVLAAGTPAARRDTGAFQELDQVAVMSPLVRRALRADAPERVVPLLRHALLTATGPVPGPVYLEIPDDLLEVPVPVPDGPVPPPERAVTSVLPGDARASRLVAGARRPVVLAGGGVRSAAAGADALALAEGLGAPLFVTASGRGAVDEDHPHFAGVSGLYAPEETAELWAETDLVVALGSRLEETATYGWPETVGTDVPVVQVNRVASEFSTGFEGPLVLGDAGPVARGWAAGGAGDARWRARVRDSCARAAARSPELPDPSSGRPPRVLDVLAVLEAELPADRVLVGENGLADMWTYHWPAYTCRSVGGWVVPSEQTPLGFGVAAAAGVKKALGGRCVVAVVGDGAFTLVDADLPTLVDAGLAVLYVVVDNGGYGWLESQRSPGDGVAAGTFAAPRGHPPTLTDPRVHHEVVTDLAGLVPAVRAAYGATRSGRVAVVHVPIGLDDGPHAESVLEGDFPHLAGT, encoded by the coding sequence GTGTCGGCTGAGCCCACAATCCCCCGTGCGGAGGGGCCGTCCCCGCAGGCCGCCGGAGCGTGGGCGGCGATCGTCGACGTGCTCGACCGCGCCGGGGTCTCCACCCTGTTCGGGCTGCCCGCCGACGACATCGCGCTGCTGCGTGCGCTCGCCGGGCGGCCCCGCCCCGACGTCGTCGTGGCCCGCGACCAGCGCGCGGCCGCCTACATGGCGATCGGGCACGCCCAGGCCTCCGGCCAGGTCGGTGTCGTCGTGGTCGGCAAGGGGCCCGCGGTGACCACGGTGAGCACCGGTGTCCTCGAGGCGGCGACGGCGGGCACCCCGCTGCTCGTGCTCGCCGCCGGGACACCGGCGGCCCGCCGCGACACCGGGGCGTTCCAGGAGCTCGACCAGGTCGCGGTGATGTCCCCGCTCGTGCGGCGGGCGTTGCGGGCCGACGCGCCGGAGCGGGTGGTCCCGCTGCTGCGGCACGCCCTCCTGACCGCCACCGGTCCGGTGCCGGGACCGGTCTACCTGGAGATCCCGGACGACCTGCTCGAGGTCCCCGTGCCGGTCCCGGACGGGCCCGTGCCCCCCCCGGAACGCGCTGTCACGTCGGTCCTGCCCGGTGACGCGCGGGCCTCCCGGCTCGTCGCCGGTGCGCGACGGCCGGTGGTCCTGGCCGGTGGCGGGGTCCGCAGCGCGGCCGCCGGGGCCGACGCCCTGGCCCTGGCCGAAGGGCTCGGCGCGCCGCTGTTCGTCACCGCGTCCGGGCGCGGGGCCGTCGACGAGGACCACCCCCACTTCGCCGGTGTCAGCGGCCTGTACGCACCGGAGGAGACCGCGGAGCTGTGGGCCGAGACCGACCTGGTCGTCGCCCTGGGCAGCCGGCTCGAGGAGACCGCCACCTACGGCTGGCCGGAGACGGTGGGGACCGACGTCCCGGTCGTGCAGGTGAACCGGGTGGCCTCGGAGTTCTCCACCGGGTTCGAGGGTCCGCTGGTCCTGGGCGACGCCGGCCCGGTCGCCCGCGGCTGGGCGGCCGGCGGCGCCGGCGACGCCCGGTGGCGCGCGCGCGTGCGGGACAGCTGCGCCCGCGCCGCGGCCAGGTCGCCCGAGCTCCCCGACCCGTCCTCCGGGCGACCGCCGCGGGTGCTCGACGTGCTCGCGGTACTGGAGGCGGAGCTGCCCGCGGACCGGGTGCTGGTCGGCGAGAACGGCCTGGCCGACATGTGGACCTACCACTGGCCTGCCTACACCTGCCGGTCGGTGGGCGGCTGGGTCGTGCCGTCCGAGCAGACCCCGCTGGGCTTCGGGGTCGCGGCGGCGGCGGGGGTGAAGAAGGCCCTCGGCGGGCGCTGCGTCGTGGCCGTGGTCGGCGACGGGGCGTTCACCCTCGTCGACGCCGATCTGCCCACCCTCGTCGACGCCGGTCTCGCGGTGCTCTACGTCGTCGTGGACAACGGTGGCTACGGCTGGCTGGAGAGCCAGCGCAGCCCCGGCGACGGGGTCGCGGCCGGGACCTTCGCCGCCCCGCGCGGCCACCCGCCGACGCTCACCGACCCGCGCGTGCACCACGAGGTCGTCACCGACCTCGCCGGGCTCGTCCCCGCGGTGCGTGCCGCGTACGGGGCCACCCGGTCCGGGCGGGTCGCGGTCGTCCACGTGCCGATCGGCCTGGACGACGGACCGCACGCGGAGTCCGTGCTCGAGGGCGACTTCCCGCACCTCGCCGGGACCTGA